The following coding sequences are from one Wenzhouxiangella sp. AB-CW3 window:
- a CDS encoding type II secretion system protein: MCIARPTRGRPGQGGFTLIELILVMVLVGILAAVSVTFILPPFQAAADLERRAALVDSADLALNRMTREARSALPNSVRVSPDNQQVEFVTTLTGGRYRRLPTPGDNSDPFVPAQSSGSFDVLGGLIDADEVQERDAGRSCGYGNGHCLSVYNTGQPGFDVYSGQNIAAITNASSGSISYDSGGSDPAFATHSPNQRFYVVDTVVSYVCEGNQLLRFSDYGIDSSPSGSPALVTGNIESCQFSYAEGTSARRGLLTLRLDLADGGEQIFLVAQAQVLNSP; encoded by the coding sequence ATGTGCATCGCTAGACCAACCCGGGGTAGACCCGGACAGGGTGGCTTTACCCTGATCGAGCTGATCCTGGTCATGGTGCTGGTCGGCATCCTGGCCGCCGTCAGCGTGACCTTTATCCTCCCACCCTTCCAGGCCGCCGCCGATCTCGAGCGCCGCGCCGCCCTGGTCGACAGCGCCGATCTGGCGCTCAACCGCATGACCCGTGAAGCGCGCAGCGCGCTGCCCAACAGCGTGCGAGTGTCACCAGACAACCAGCAAGTCGAATTCGTTACCACACTCACCGGTGGACGCTATCGTCGCCTGCCAACCCCGGGCGATAACAGCGACCCGTTCGTTCCCGCCCAGTCCAGCGGATCGTTCGATGTGCTCGGCGGACTGATCGATGCCGACGAGGTGCAAGAACGCGACGCCGGGCGCAGTTGTGGCTATGGCAATGGTCATTGCCTGTCGGTCTACAACACCGGCCAGCCGGGGTTCGATGTCTACAGCGGTCAGAATATTGCCGCGATCACGAACGCCAGTTCGGGCTCCATCTCATATGACAGTGGCGGCAGCGATCCCGCGTTTGCCACGCATTCGCCCAATCAGCGCTTCTACGTGGTCGATACGGTGGTCAGCTATGTCTGTGAAGGCAACCAGCTACTGCGCTTCAGCGACTACGGCATCGACAGCAGCCCGAGCGGTTCACCCGCACTGGTCACCGGCAATATCGAAAGCTGTCAATTCAGCTATGCTGAAGGCACCAGCGCCCGGCGCGGCCTGCTTACCCTGCGGCTGGATCTGGCCGATGGTGGCGAGCAGATTTTTCTGGTGGCCCAGGCACAGGTTCTCAACAGTCCATGA
- a CDS encoding Tfp pilus assembly protein FimT/FimU → MRGPSTSTGFSLTELVMILVLLGILAVFAVPRLDIQGFERQSFARELIAALNHAQRIALGSGCHVAVEISSGGYSVNYTGAGNDCSSVPVPHPSRSGNFTGSGDVISNVTVVFDAFGRSDGATINLADGTTITVEAETGHVHR, encoded by the coding sequence ATGCGCGGGCCGAGCACATCCACAGGATTCTCCCTGACCGAACTGGTCATGATCCTCGTGCTGCTGGGCATTCTGGCCGTGTTTGCCGTACCCCGTCTCGACATTCAGGGCTTCGAACGACAATCCTTCGCCAGGGAGTTGATCGCCGCGCTCAATCACGCCCAGCGTATCGCCCTGGGTTCGGGCTGCCACGTCGCAGTCGAAATCAGCTCAGGCGGCTATTCGGTCAACTACACCGGAGCGGGCAATGACTGCAGCAGTGTGCCGGTTCCTCACCCGTCCCGAAGCGGTAATTTCACCGGCTCGGGCGATGTCATTTCAAACGTAACAGTCGTATTCGACGCCTTCGGCCGCAGCGATGGAGCGACCATCAACCTGGCCGACGGCACCACCATCACGGTCGAAGCGGAGACGGGCCATGTGCATCGCTAG
- a CDS encoding prepilin-type N-terminal cleavage/methylation domain-containing protein: MPHSRVQRGFTLIEFIVSLVVIGIGAAILTGFVTPVARSADPMIQAQARAIATAYMDEILLREHGACSNPGSGNRGGWEEVFCYDGLDEAPHDQFGNPIASLSDYTVLVSVAGNAPATIGVNVAHAGGGINYSLQSQRGDY, encoded by the coding sequence ATGCCCCACTCCCGAGTCCAACGCGGTTTCACACTCATCGAGTTCATCGTCTCGCTGGTGGTCATCGGCATCGGGGCTGCCATCCTGACCGGTTTCGTGACCCCGGTCGCGCGCAGCGCCGACCCGATGATCCAGGCTCAGGCGCGGGCGATTGCCACGGCGTATATGGATGAGATTCTGTTGCGGGAGCATGGCGCGTGCTCAAACCCGGGCTCTGGTAACCGGGGTGGCTGGGAAGAGGTCTTTTGCTACGACGGCCTGGACGAGGCCCCGCACGACCAGTTCGGCAATCCGATCGCGTCGCTGTCGGATTACACCGTCTTGGTCAGCGTTGCCGGCAACGCCCCGGCCACCATCGGGGTGAACGTGGCCCACGCTGGCGGGGGGATCAATTATTCGCTGCAGAGCCAGCGCGGCGACTACTGA
- a CDS encoding type II secretion system protein → MNMNIRQSQGGFTLIELVIVIVLLGILAAVAVPRFIDLSDEAAQAAVDGVAGGLASASAINYAAVVAGSPEGDDSVESCDDIVDLMVGFDTDRFSVTGGSLGTNPGDSAECTVTDDDTDAQATFQGIRSADA, encoded by the coding sequence ATGAACATGAACATCCGTCAATCCCAGGGTGGTTTCACCCTCATCGAACTGGTCATCGTCATCGTCCTGCTCGGCATCCTTGCCGCCGTAGCCGTGCCCCGCTTCATCGACCTCAGCGACGAAGCCGCCCAGGCAGCCGTCGACGGCGTCGCCGGCGGCCTGGCCTCAGCCAGCGCCATCAATTACGCCGCCGTCGTGGCCGGCAGCCCAGAAGGCGATGACTCCGTTGAAAGTTGTGATGACATCGTCGACCTGATGGTCGGCTTTGACACAGATCGTTTCTCCGTCACCGGCGGATCACTCGGCACCAACCCGGGCGACAGCGCAGAATGCACCGTCACCGACGACGACACCGATGCACAGGCCACTTTCCAAGGCATCCGAAGCGCAGATGCCTAG